In a genomic window of Helianthus annuus cultivar XRQ/B chromosome 10, HanXRQr2.0-SUNRISE, whole genome shotgun sequence:
- the LOC110885761 gene encoding serine carboxypeptidase 1: MKTTLVFSIQFGLLMLVQCVRHQFDPLSRFQKVQYLKQTYDSPELTTEDFVVHVGTHHGLKEADKISRLPGQPRGSKFNQYSGYVTVDPHHGRALFYYFAESIHRPSQKPLVLWLNGGPGCSSIGGGTMMELGPFRVNNDGKTLSINKYSWNKVANMLFLESPAGVGFSYSNKSSDYKTPGDAQTAKDSFTFLINWLERFPEYKTRDFYIAGESYAGHYIPQLAQLIIRSNEDDKHTFINLKGIAIGNAFIDDETQRKGKHDFLWSRSMVSDEIHDGIVANCDFSWNSVLSDICKAYINEENYIVGNVFPFDIYAPLCLNGTSAKTTGFDPCTQDYIESYMNIPQVQKAFHANLTGLPGHWEDCNDKIFDNWTDQPFTMLPTIQRLMGSGIRFWIYSGDIDSRVAVTTTKYAIKKLTTTIKTPWYPWYLKGEVGGYVVEYENLTFLTIRGAGHFVPSYQPARALALFSSFLDGKPPVSM, from the exons ATGAAGACCACTTTAGTGTTTTCAATTCAGTTTGGTCTCTTGATGTTGGTTCAATGTGTTAGGCATCAATTTGACCCCCTTTCAAGATTCCAAAAGGTTCAATATCTTAAACAGACGTATGACAGTCCAGAACTGACAACCGAAGATTTTGTTGTTCACGTAGGCACACACCACGGGTTAAAGGAGGCTGACAAGATATCAAGATTACCTGGACAACCAAGAGGATCCAAGTTTAATCAGTATTCGGGTTATGTAACCGTCGATCCACATCATGGTAGAGCTTTGTTCTATTATTTTGCTGAGTCAATACATAGACCTTCTCAAAAACCTCTTGTGTTATGGCTCAACGGAG GACCCGGATGTTCTTCGATTGGAGGCGGAACAATGATGGAACTTGGCCCATTTCGAGTCAATAATGACGGTAAAACCCTATCGATAAACAAGTATTCTTGGAATAAAG TGGCTAATATGTTATTTTTGGAATCTCCGGCTGGTGTCGGATTTTCATACTCGAATAAATCTTCTGACTACAAAACCCCCGGTGATGCACAAACTGCAAAAGATTCATTCACATTTCTAATCAACTGGTTGGAAAGGTTCCCAGAATATAAAACCAGAGATTTTTACATTGCGGGAGAAAGCTATGCAGGACATTACATACCTCAACTTGCCCAATTAATCATTAGAAGCAACGAAGATGATAAACATACCTTTATCAACCTGAAAGGGATTGCG ATTGGAAACGCGTTTATTGATGACGAAACACAAAGAAAGGGAAAACATGATTTTTTGTGGTCGCGTTCAATGGTTTCTGATGAAATCCACGATGGGATCGTTGCGAATTGCGATTTTTCGTGGAATTCGGTTTTGTCTGATATATGTAAAGCTTATATTAACGAAGAGAATTACATCGTTGGGAATGTCTTTCCTTTCGATATTTATGCTCCTTTATGTTTGAATGGAACATCTGCCAAG acAACAGGTTTTGATCCATGCACACAAGACTATATCGAAAGTTACATGAACATCCCTCAAGTCCAAAAAGCGTTTCACGCGAATCTCACAGGCCTTCCAGGACACTGGGAAGATTGCAA TGACAAGATATTTGATAATTGGACCGATCAACCGTTTACTATGTTACCAACTATCCAACGACTCATGGGGAGTGGCATCCGGTTTTGGATTTATAG CGGAGATATTGATAGTAGAGTTGCGGTGACAACAACCAAATATGCAATAAAGAAACTTACTACAACGATAAAGACACCATGGTATCCATGGTACTTGAAAGGCGAG GTCGGCGGATATGTGGTTGAATATGAAAACCTAACGTTTCTTACCATTAGAGGAGCTGGACACTTCGTACCAAGCTATCAGCCTGCACGTGCACTCGCACTTTTCTCATCTTTTTTGGATGGAAAGCCTCCCGTGTCTATGTAG
- the LOC110882614 gene encoding uncharacterized protein LOC110882614, producing MLVPPSSVALEDEEEEEEEEEEHAEKLISRKRSRETTAGASVAQKAGGAPVIGKQSNLRSLYKFSPEAKKKTSEKRSVVFKDPQEPAVKKTKVTIKPFKTAGSEAEKEKNKAVEKPVDKAAEKEKEAEKKKAFEKPVGGDPKETAAAAVTAHEKAQGPEVVHITGLDQLLHEKRKETGKGPEVVKPTEPAQIDPPSQTVKDTSDVRGSTATAHKETKTAAGGAGAAGGAGGSMPQVIGQKDTVGDIYYKTYTEEARGNAPHQAPRGLKQKDTFLEFGACRDWFLNSFPLGEVNRQRARTHDGLYQAYVVGEANTRAANHQIVREWRTMIKERADWEKYRERLVRQVKDYEKAKAALGKEKAKFEGDKKSEEWGREGLRGKLRAAEDLLAKEKAEWKKICEKDNHRMYAARAKITDLEGQVAELKGKVEDVQADKEHVEAELKAQVSSKDKDLAAKDVEIAELKRSLQEQTDKSESLEIDLGAERGKVASAEEAKQKAEEARDMSTSTLNIAQNNYSEAQGIVDTLVTEAEWMRGRGVVLMANSILNAGELDEAVAALTDASRAVGYRGGYLECAQHVEEAIGQEFDVSHCSVTDQADAALARAEKAYDHQSLPVMDLVAKALEHDDWCQRLKQILDPPETVELSDGEPAGNDGDGDGDKHDDDGGGDGYE from the exons ATGCTGGTGCCACCGTCCTCTGTCGCGCTTGAAGACGAAgaggaggaggaagaagaagaagaagaacatgCTGAGAAGTTGATAAGCAGGAAAAGGAGTAGGGAGACCACAGCTGGTGCTTCTGTGGCGCAGAAGGCTGGTGGAGCTCCCGTAATCGGGAAACAGAGCAATCTGCGCTCTCTTTATAAATTTTCTCCCG AGGCCAAAAAGAAGACCTCTGAAAAGAGGAGTGTTGTTTTCAAAGATCCCCAGGAACCGGCGGTGAAAAAGACCAAGGTTACCATCAAGCCTTTCAAGACTGCTGGGTCAGAGGCTGAGAAAGAGAAAAACAAGGCCGTTGAGAAGCCTGTTGATAAGGCTGCTGAGAAGGAGAAGGAGGCGGAGAAAAAGAAGGCTTTTGAAAAGCCTGTTGGTGGTGATCCTAAGGAGACTGCGGCCGCTGCTGTTACTGCTCATGAAAAAGCGCAGGGTCCGGAGGTCGTCCACATCACGGGGCTTGACCAGCTCCTTCATGAAAAAAGGAAAGAAACTGGCAAGGGGCCTGAGGTTGTCAAACCCACCGAGCCGGCGCAGATCGATCCCCCCTCCCAAACTGTTAAAGATACTTCTGATGTTAGGGGGTCAACTGCTACTGCGCACAAGGAAACCAAAACCGCTGCAGGTGGCGCGGGTGCGGCTGGTGGTGCAGGAGGATCTATGCCCCAGGTTATCGGCCAGAAAGATACTGTGGGCGATATTTATTATAAGACTTATACGGAGGAAGCGCGCGGTAACGCTCCCCACCAAGCTCCGCGGGGTCTAAAGCAGAAGGACACCTTCTTGGAGTTTGGAGCATGTCGTGACTGGTTCCTGAATTCATTCCCTCTTGGCGAGGTTAACCGCCAAAGGGCACGAACTCATGATGGGCTGTACCAAGCCTATGTCGTTGGAGAGGCCAATACTCGCGCCGCCAATCACCAGATCGTACGAGAATGGCGCACGATGATTAAGGAGCGGGCGGACTGGGAAAAATATCGTGAGCGCCTGGTGAGGCAGGTTAAGGATTATGAGAAGGCTAAGGCTGCCCTTGGCAAAGAGAAGGCAAAGTTTGAGGGTGATAAGAAGTCAGAAGAGTGGGGCCGTGAAGGCCTTCGGGGCAAGCTTCGTGCTGCTGAAGATCTTCTGGCGAAGGAGAAGGCTGAATGGAAGAAAATTTGTGAGAAAGATAATCATCGTATGTATGCAGCCCGAGCCAAGATTACCGACCTTGAGGGTCAAGTTGCTGAATTGAAAGGGAAGGTTGAAGATGTTCAAGCTGATAAGGAACATGTTGAG GCTGAGTTGAAAGCGCAGGTATCCAGTAAGGACAAAGACCTGGCAGCTAAGGACGTTGAGATTGCCGAGTTGAAACGTAGTTTGCAAGAGCAAACCGACAAAAGTGAGTCCTTGGAAATTGACCTTGGAGCTGAGAGAGGGAAAGTTGCTTCTGCTGAGGAGGCCAAGCAAAAGGCTGAGGAGGCGCGAGACATGAGTACATCTACCCTTAACATAGCGCAAAACAATTACTCCGAGGCTCAAGGCATCGTTGACACGCTGGTTACCGAGGCCGAGTGGATGCGTGGCCGAGGAGTAGTTCTG ATGGCCAACTCTATCTTGAATGCTGGAGAACTGGATGAAGCTGTTGCTGCTCTCACGGATGCCTCACGCGCGGTTGGTTATCGTGGAGGTTATCTAGAGTGTGCGCAACATGTTGAAGAAGCGATAGGACAAGAGTTCGATGTCAGTCATTGCTCAGTGACCGATCAGGCTGATGCTGCATTAGCCCGCGCTGAAAAGGCTTATGACCATCAATCACTGCCTGTGATGGATTTGGTCGCAAAGGCACTGGAGCATGACGACTGGTGCCAACGGTTGAAGCAGATCCTTGACCCTCCAGAGACTGTGGAGTTGTCTGATGGAGAGCCAGCTGgaaatgatggtgatggtgatggcgaTAAGCATgacgatgatggtggtggtgatggttatGAGTAG